In Bactrocera neohumeralis isolate Rockhampton chromosome 5, APGP_CSIRO_Bneo_wtdbg2-racon-allhic-juicebox.fasta_v2, whole genome shotgun sequence, the genomic window CAGTCATCATATTACCCAGTGAAATAAAGCTGTGGGAGATCCAGGCGCTCGTCGACTTTATGTACAAAGGTGAGGTGAATGTCACACAAGCCGGTTTACCGCAACTACTGCGCTGTGCCGAACAGTTGCGCATTCGCGGTCTTTATGGCTCCGATGCCGCATTGAATTTGAATCAGCTGAAAGCGCTTACGAATAAAGCGGCTGCAGCAGCTGCTGCCgcgacgcaacaacaacaggcggATGGCATTGAGACCGACACAGATACCGCTACCAATTCGACGACAACAACGACAGCAACAGCAGCTAGCGCACTACAGCAGTTACATGCTGGTGGCGGAATGTCAGCGGCTATGATGGCCCAagagctgcaacaacaacagcagcagcaacaaaagtaTCAGCAACAACCGACATTTATGATTAAAAAGGAGCCTATACAACAGGATATGGAACATGAACAACAAATGGAAcagctgcagcagcaacaactactacaacaacaaagcaacggCAGCCTCGCGCACAGCGCCATGCAACAAAATCACCTTGAACACCAGCAACAGCTCGTGCATCAGCAACAGCTACAGCTacaggcacaacaacaacaacaacgtgtaCCGCAAGCAACATTAGCTCATGTGGCCAATGCTGCAGCGGCCATGGCTGCCGCCAGCGCAGCGACAAATTCGAATGCCAACAGCGAGGATGACGATTCGGGCGATGATTCCAATTCCAATCAGGCTTACGAAGAACACAATAAATATAGAATGCAGCAAAAAGTAACAGCCAATAATATGAAAGCGACACAAGCGGCCGCTGCCGCTGGTACGCATTTGGACTCCACCATAGAAGATGATCACAACTATGTGGCCGCACACGATGAGGATAGCAGCTACTGCGCCAGCGCGGACACTGAACACGAAAGCTCAGCCAATGCATCATTACTCAACATGCTGGCGGCGCAGGCGAACAGCGGTGCTGCTAATACCGCTGAAATGTCCGGTTCTCTAAAACGTGTGCGCCGCTCCGAGGCATCACTGGCTCAAGCAGCAAAGTGCGTTTCAAAAGGACAAACCTTCCAAACGGTCAGCAACATGTTTAACATACCAGTTTCGACAATACGCTTCTACATGGCGCGTAAGGGTATATTGCCACGTCGTAAGCGCGGACGTGGCGCCTCATCAGCGGTGAGTAGCGTGACCGCCGGTAGCGGCGGCATAATGACGGCCACGGCAGCAGCAACTATGGCGCAAGCGTTATCGCAAATGAAGCGTGCCGAAAGTCCGAGTGGCTTTCCAGCTCATCAGTTGGTGAGTGGCGCCAGTGTTGGCGGCAAGGCGCACATTTAATTCAACGCAGCAACGAAGATAAGTAGCGAGCGACACATGTTAAACTTGTAAAGTTTAGCAGTAAGCGTTCAAAAGCTCTCAACGGTTACGAGTGAGattacaactacaactacacaTACACTTAAGCGCCGTacggtgaaaaaaaaaaacacaaaaaatactcTTAagctaagtatgtatgtgtaaggaAATATACCGCAAACGccaatttacttaaataattatattatataaattaaaatttaattattcttaaaGTTTCTACGTAAGTCATTCTTGCACGTTAAGTTGTACAaagtattgttttaatttccTACATTCATGGTTAGTAGCTacttgtgtacatatatataattttttaaaatttcataaatgtcATACTATACACTGTTTACTGTTCGTATTTGTTGTGCTGCGcgcaaaatgtttcaaaaagttttattttttatgccttgcattattattcaacaaaaattcaaagcaGCTGTATCACATTTTACGTGAAGCTTTTGAGTCATGGGCTGagcaacaaaatatacatacatacattcaagaacattttctatttaaaaaaaatgtcaaatatgcattttatactAATACAACTGTATGATCCAAcgcaattaattttataattgcttagttattttttttattaattttgtttttcaaaaaaacaacaattaattttttatttgcgttatttattaaactttttttgtgtattttttttttaatatatgtacatttaaaaaaatgttttcatgctgtaaatatttatatttagtagtaagtttataattttaatgcacaAACGATAAAAtgattgcatttttaatttagtacTACTTAAAGCTAGCTGACTATAGAATTAAGTTAATAGTTTTAAGCTTCAACTAAATTACTGTTGACGAAGCGTTCGATGTgttagtgcaaaaaaaaaaatgtattttaatttgttttaaaaaatgtacgtaaaatttcatttatgacATCCAAATTTGTTCGAggaatttttgctaaaaaaaaatatttttgttatttaggACATATAAAAGaatgtatgaaaaaataaaaataatatgtttaaattttttttttaatttctgctaattttactaaaaatttttgcaaaaaataaacacaatgtaaaaataaaaattatatttataatactttATTATGTTCATTGATTTTGTTTATTGATTTGCGAAATtagacttttttaattaaaaaatatttatcaaatccATTTGCTTCCACTAGCACATGTACGCTTCATTACAGATAGCTATCATATGCTTCGGTTCCATGGGTTTCCTATATTAAGTATGACACTTactatatttacaaatacagatgtatataacatacatatgtatatattatatatgtatatgcatatataatagaTAAGCAAAAAGGTCTGCGCAAAAATCTCTACACAAAGTACACAATGCAGAGCAgagttgaaaatgaaaaaaaaaattatttgcaatgtaAAAAAGTAAACGAACCAATTcagtttattatataaaacattaaaaaaaattcaatgtagGAGGAAGTAAAGGAATCAAATCGGTTTATGCGAAAATTGATCGAAGCATAAATTCATAAAACCTCACAAACAAatcttaaattgttgttgttttgaatgACAACCAAAAACCAGTTGATCAATCGGGTTGCAATGATTATGGAGAGAATTTGAACATTTAATGGTGATTTCAAagaatattaaaactaaaaaatctttTTCCTAAGCTACGatgttctgaaattttcaatattttgctttGCTTAATACGATTTTAAACACATGCTGCTttcatgtgtttttttttttttgtatatttttatataagctAACAATCATTATGAGTAAGTTTTAAATACTCCAAATAataaatagtattattttccaataaactACGAACGAAAGAAACCGTGGTTCAGTATTAGAAATAAGATTACGTATTAAGTGTGAAATTTTAGATTTAGTcgaaaaaacataaacattttggaaaaatcaaagcatgtattacattttttcgtatttttaattcattttttttttactactcGGCACATTTAGTTTATCGATTGCAACTTATTCTTAATACAATAGTTAaagaagtttatttttttcgggaatataaatatcaataatataAATTGCCATATAACTGTTAAAACCGAActgattttttatatacctgcagtaatttgcattaaatgatttaaaaacttCTTAGTCATCAGAAATGCTTTAATACATAGTTATTAGTTTATgttttacaaacatatgtatctcTCAAGTCAATCAGATTTATGctgaaacaattttatatttcaattctATTGTGAAatagcctaaaagtatgcaaaaaaaataatattgacatACCTtgaaagttacatacatatacctcgttaatatttgtttttctaataaccaaaaaataataatttatattaaataaaattacctGAAAGATGGGTTTATacagtttaataaaataaaatgacgCTCGATCACCGATC contains:
- the LOC126758289 gene encoding protein bric-a-brac 2, translated to MNASQRQEFCVRWNSHLGSIGAAFPQLLAGQRFVDVTLACEGHQVHCHRLVLAACSSYFDSILAENPCKHPVIILPSEIKLWEIQALVDFMYKGEVNVTQAGLPQLLRCAEQLRIRGLYGSDAALNLNQLKALTNKAAAAAAAATQQQQADGIETDTDTATNSTTTTTATAASALQQLHAGGGMSAAMMAQELQQQQQQQQKYQQQPTFMIKKEPIQQDMEHEQQMEQLQQQQLLQQQSNGSLAHSAMQQNHLEHQQQLVHQQQLQLQAQQQQQRVPQATLAHVANAAAAMAAASAATNSNANSEDDDSGDDSNSNQAYEEHNKYRMQQKVTANNMKATQAAAAAGTHLDSTIEDDHNYVAAHDEDSSYCASADTEHESSANASLLNMLAAQANSGAANTAEMSGSLKRVRRSEASLAQAAKCVSKGQTFQTVSNMFNIPVSTIRFYMARKGILPRRKRGRGASSAVSSVTAGSGGIMTATAAATMAQALSQMKRAESPSGFPAHQLVSGASVGGKAHI